The Oryzias latipes chromosome 4, ASM223467v1 genome includes a window with the following:
- the tmem125 gene encoding transmembrane protein 125 produces MPELENYPPGARDSELDVSGPANPAQIQHSILEEQVELWWFRDPGKSLLCYCIAVLLILGCGLGGVGLLSTTTSVSSEWRLGVGTALCLLALGVLLKQLLSSAVQDMNCVRSRQRIDMLKSGGLSDLLVVLITGLSLLICGGVLLHLALVNHMPKPGQALNDMYISGLVLLAGGGAAVVGVGIYSVVVILLERTRHGRRFVDRVLNIFTVSGHMDRHARRETTSSLANLL; encoded by the coding sequence ATGCCAGAACTGGAAAATTACCCACCAGGAGCCAGAGACTCTGAGTTGGATGTCAGTGGGCCGGCAAACCCCGCCCAGATTCAGCACAGCATCCTGGAGGAGCAGGTGGAGCTGTGGTGGTTCAGAGATCCTGGGAAATCTTTACTCTGCTACTGCATCGCTGTGCTTTTGATCCTGGGCTGCGGGCTTGGCGGCGTCGGCCTTCTCTCCACCACCACCAGTGTGTCGAGTGAATGGCGGCTGGGCGTGGGCACAGCCCTGTGCCTCCTCGCCCTGGGGGTCCTCCTCAAACAGCTGCTCAGCTCTGCTGTGCAGGACATGAACTGCGTTCGAAGCCGACAGCGGATTGACATGCTGAAGAGCGGTGGCCTATCGGACCTTCTGGTGGTTTTGATTACTGGGCTGTCGCTGTTGATTTGTGGAGGCGTTCTCCTACATCTGGCCCTGGTTAACCATATGCCAAAGCCAGGACAAGCCCTTAATGACATGTACATTTCAGGATTGGTTTTGCTGGCTGGAGGGGGAGCAGCAGTCGTGGGTGTGGGGATTTACTCAGTCGTGGTGATCCTGCTCGAGAGGACGAGGCATGGACGAAGATTTGTGGATCgagttttgaacattttcacggTGTCAGGACACATGGACCGTCACGCCCGCAGAGAGACTACCTCCAGCTTGGCTAATCTCCTTTGA